The proteins below are encoded in one region of uncultured Desulfovibrio sp.:
- a CDS encoding SLC13 family permease has product MTHVYITFGILIVAGVLFFTEWLPLAVTSILVPCALSTFGVITVKEAWVSFGDTSILTIVGLFMLGEATFATGFAQRVATIIISKAGKSETRLLVFSILLIGFMSAFLNNAGVTAITLPMLISIARKAHMSPSRILLPTAYAASFGGCISLVGQAPSMVANGILAKMAPEWGQFAFFEFAWYGLPLTIIATILFGLFPKFLIPPAREDTAELKEEDVPDGGIHMWIAGGIYFFVIIAMATDLVPLTSAAMLGAMLCIITRCMTLKQAQAGIDWTTVWLFAGMLSMSFAMNKSGAAKLIADFVTGYFQDPYMLFCVLLLVTGVLTNIMSNTATTAIMVPLVIPIALGLNLSPLPFVMGIAMNAAACFMTPIATPSNTLVMKPGNYSFGDYVRYGLPWQIVAYALSLAIIPTVWPFNP; this is encoded by the coding sequence ATGACCCATGTGTATATTACGTTTGGTATTCTTATTGTTGCCGGTGTTCTCTTCTTTACGGAATGGCTGCCTCTGGCCGTAACCTCCATCCTGGTGCCCTGCGCTCTGTCCACTTTTGGCGTCATCACTGTCAAGGAAGCCTGGGTAAGCTTCGGTGATACCAGCATCCTGACCATCGTGGGCCTGTTCATGCTTGGTGAAGCCACCTTCGCCACAGGCTTTGCCCAGCGCGTAGCCACGATCATCATTTCCAAGGCCGGCAAAAGCGAAACCCGCCTGCTGGTCTTCTCCATCCTGCTCATCGGCTTCATGTCCGCCTTCCTGAACAATGCGGGTGTGACGGCCATCACCCTGCCCATGCTCATTTCCATTGCGCGCAAGGCACACATGTCTCCCTCGCGCATCCTGCTGCCCACGGCTTACGCCGCGTCCTTCGGCGGCTGTATTTCTCTGGTGGGTCAGGCTCCGTCCATGGTCGCCAACGGCATTCTGGCCAAGATGGCGCCGGAATGGGGCCAGTTCGCCTTCTTTGAATTTGCCTGGTACGGTCTGCCGCTGACCATCATCGCCACCATCCTCTTCGGCCTCTTCCCCAAGTTCCTCATTCCCCCGGCGCGTGAAGATACCGCCGAACTCAAGGAAGAAGACGTGCCCGACGGCGGCATCCACATGTGGATTGCTGGCGGTATCTACTTCTTCGTCATCATTGCCATGGCCACCGACCTTGTGCCTCTGACCTCCGCCGCCATGCTGGGCGCCATGCTCTGCATCATCACCCGCTGCATGACCCTCAAGCAGGCCCAGGCTGGCATCGACTGGACCACGGTGTGGCTGTTTGCCGGCATGCTCTCCATGAGCTTCGCCATGAACAAGAGCGGCGCCGCCAAGCTCATCGCCGACTTCGTGACCGGCTACTTCCAGGACCCCTACATGCTCTTCTGCGTGCTGCTGCTCGTCACCGGCGTGCTGACCAACATCATGTCCAATACGGCCACCACCGCCATCATGGTGCCGCTGGTCATTCCCATTGCCCTGGGCCTCAACCTCAGCCCGCTGCCCTTCGTCATGGGTATTGCCATGAACGCCGCGGCCTGCTTCATGACGCCCATCGCCACCCCCAGTAACACCCTGGTCATGAAGCCAGGTAACTACTCCTTCGGTGACTACGTACGCTATGGTCTGCCCTGGCAGATTGTGGCCTATGCCCTGTCGCTGGCCATCATTCCCACGGTGTGGCCCTTCAATCCGTAG
- a CDS encoding SLC13 family permease — protein sequence MKKWLSLLLLLVAIALPDLASAAPATPQEINMPHVYITFGILIVAGVLFFTEWLPLAVTSILVPCALSTFGVITVKEAWISFGDTSILTIVGLFMLGEATFATGFAQRVATSIINKAGKSETRLLVFSILLIAFMSAFLNNAGVTAITLPMIISIARKAHLSPSRILLPTAYAASFGGCISLVGQAPSMVANGILAKMAPEWGQFAFFEFAWYGLPLTIVGAILFMLFPKLLVPPAREDTAELKDVEVPDGGIRMWIAGGIYFFVIIAMATGLVPLTSAAMLGAMLCIITRCMSLKQAQAGIDWTTVWLFAGMLSMSFAMNKSGAAKLIADFVVSYFQDPYVLFCMLLLITAILTNIMSNTATTAIMVPLVIPIALGLNLSPLPFVMGIAMNAAACFMTPIATPSNTLVMKPGNYSFGDYVRYGLPWQIVAYALSLAIIPTVWPFQP from the coding sequence ATGAAAAAGTGGCTGTCCCTCTTACTGCTTCTGGTTGCCATTGCGCTTCCTGATCTGGCCAGCGCAGCACCGGCCACGCCGCAGGAAATCAATATGCCGCATGTGTACATCACGTTTGGCATTCTCATTGTCGCCGGCGTACTTTTCTTCACGGAATGGCTGCCGCTGGCCGTAACCTCCATCCTTGTGCCCTGCGCCCTGTCCACGTTCGGCGTCATTACCGTCAAGGAGGCCTGGATCAGCTTTGGTGATACCAGCATCCTGACCATCGTGGGCCTGTTCATGCTTGGCGAAGCCACCTTTGCCACGGGCTTTGCCCAGCGTGTGGCCACATCCATCATCAACAAGGCCGGCAAGAGCGAAACCCGCCTCCTGGTCTTCTCCATCCTGCTCATTGCCTTCATGTCCGCCTTCCTGAACAATGCGGGCGTGACGGCCATCACCCTGCCCATGATTATCTCCATTGCGCGCAAGGCGCATCTGTCCCCCTCGCGCATTCTGCTGCCCACGGCCTACGCCGCGTCCTTCGGTGGCTGTATTTCTCTGGTGGGTCAGGCGCCGTCCATGGTCGCCAACGGCATTCTGGCCAAAATGGCGCCGGAATGGGGGCAGTTCGCCTTCTTTGAATTTGCCTGGTATGGCCTGCCGCTGACCATTGTTGGCGCCATTCTGTTTATGCTCTTCCCCAAGCTCCTGGTGCCGCCGGCGCGTGAAGACACCGCGGAACTCAAGGATGTGGAAGTTCCCGACGGCGGCATTCGCATGTGGATTGCCGGTGGCATCTACTTCTTCGTCATCATCGCCATGGCCACCGGCCTTGTGCCCCTGACCTCCGCCGCCATGCTGGGTGCCATGCTCTGCATCATCACCCGCTGCATGAGCCTCAAGCAGGCCCAGGCCGGCATTGACTGGACCACGGTGTGGCTGTTTGCCGGCATGCTCTCCATGAGCTTTGCCATGAACAAGAGCGGCGCCGCCAAGCTCATTGCCGACTTCGTGGTGAGCTACTTCCAGGATCCCTATGTGCTCTTCTGCATGCTGCTGCTCATCACGGCCATCCTGACCAACATCATGTCCAATACGGCCACCACCGCCATCATGGTGCCGCTGGTCATTCCCATTGCCCTGGGCCTCAACCTCAGCCCGCTGCCCTTTGTCATGGGTATTGCCATGAATGCTGCGGCCTGCTTCATGACGCCCATCGCTACCCCCAGTAACACCCTGGTCATGAAGCCTGGTAACTATTCCTTCGGTGACTATGTACGCTATGGTCTGCCCTGGCAGATTGTGGCCTATGCCCTGTCGCTGGCCATCATTCCCACGGTGTGGCCTTTCCAGCCCTAG
- a CDS encoding FAD-binding protein has translation MTADYKVDLLILGMGAAAQLAAIYAHDADPDLNILIATKALKGKGGCSRMVQGGFNVVLDPGDSHEKHLMDTLKGGQYINDQDLAKNLVEQATPTVKELETVCGCFFDRRPDGRIHQKPFAGQCFDRTVHKGDLTGIEIISRTTEQVMKRRIPVLEETRAVELLLDSTGKTVTGALLYNMRNGAFITVEAAATLVATGGGPTQYRFHAPGPEKSADGIAMLYRAGVIMRDMEMIQFHPTGLIIPGSVVAGALLEEGLRGAGAHLYNGEGERYMLRYAPDVAERATRDVVSRSAYLEMMAGRACPEGGVRIDAAHMGADFVLKNFPGMAERCAQFGFDLAHGMVPVSPSAHFFMGGAAIDPGCHTSLEKLFVAGEDAGGVHGANRLGGNGIGESCVYGRLAGKSLAAYLSKPENRTIKETAPGMVKDIIARLSAPLTRKTGTSPFVNRREIQETNWVNVGVVRKKDRLEKALSDFASLRKDVENSKVDGDGAYNMMFNTYLDTLSMMDVSIMAAVSALQRDETRGAHTREDFPKQRDDYGLFNTFMWRGDDGMPIFEKRDVVFKYKSLEACQKYKK, from the coding sequence ATGACAGCGGATTACAAAGTAGATTTACTGATTCTGGGCATGGGTGCCGCGGCGCAACTAGCGGCCATCTATGCCCACGACGCCGATCCTGACCTGAACATCCTCATTGCCACCAAGGCACTGAAAGGCAAGGGTGGATGCAGCCGTATGGTGCAGGGCGGTTTCAACGTGGTGCTCGATCCCGGCGACTCCCATGAAAAACACCTCATGGATACGCTCAAGGGCGGGCAGTACATCAACGACCAGGACCTGGCCAAGAACCTGGTGGAACAGGCTACCCCCACGGTCAAGGAACTGGAAACCGTCTGCGGCTGTTTCTTCGACCGTCGTCCCGATGGACGCATCCACCAGAAGCCCTTTGCCGGTCAGTGCTTTGACCGTACTGTGCACAAGGGCGACCTGACGGGTATCGAAATCATCAGCCGTACCACGGAACAGGTCATGAAGCGTCGCATCCCGGTGCTGGAAGAAACCCGTGCCGTGGAACTGCTGCTGGACAGCACGGGCAAGACCGTTACCGGTGCCCTGCTGTACAACATGCGTAATGGCGCCTTCATCACTGTGGAAGCCGCTGCCACCCTGGTGGCCACCGGTGGCGGTCCTACCCAGTACCGCTTCCATGCGCCTGGCCCGGAAAAGTCGGCCGACGGTATCGCCATGCTCTATCGCGCTGGCGTCATCATGCGCGACATGGAAATGATCCAGTTCCACCCCACCGGCCTCATCATCCCCGGCAGCGTTGTTGCCGGTGCTCTGCTTGAAGAAGGCCTGCGCGGCGCCGGTGCCCACCTGTACAACGGCGAAGGCGAACGCTACATGCTCCGCTATGCTCCCGACGTGGCCGAACGTGCCACCCGTGACGTGGTGAGCCGCTCCGCCTATCTGGAAATGATGGCCGGCCGCGCCTGTCCGGAAGGTGGCGTGCGCATCGATGCCGCCCACATGGGCGCTGACTTCGTGCTCAAGAATTTCCCCGGTATGGCCGAACGCTGTGCCCAGTTCGGTTTCGACCTGGCTCACGGCATGGTGCCCGTGTCTCCCTCCGCCCACTTCTTCATGGGTGGTGCTGCCATTGATCCTGGCTGCCACACCTCCCTCGAAAAGCTCTTCGTGGCCGGTGAAGATGCCGGCGGCGTGCATGGTGCCAACCGCCTCGGTGGTAATGGTATCGGTGAATCCTGCGTGTACGGTCGTCTGGCCGGTAAGTCCCTTGCCGCCTACCTGTCCAAGCCGGAAAACCGCACCATCAAGGAAACCGCTCCTGGCATGGTCAAGGACATCATTGCTCGTCTTTCGGCTCCCCTTACCCGCAAGACCGGGACTTCTCCCTTCGTCAACCGTCGCGAAATCCAGGAAACCAACTGGGTCAACGTGGGCGTGGTGCGCAAGAAGGACCGTCTGGAAAAGGCCCTCAGCGACTTTGCCTCTCTGCGCAAGGACGTGGAAAACAGCAAGGTCGACGGCGATGGCGCTTACAACATGATGTTCAACACGTATCTGGACACCCTGAGCATGATGGACGTTTCCATCATGGCGGCTGTCTCCGCCCTGCAGCGTGACGAAACCCGCGGTGCCCACACCCGTGAAGACTTCCCCAAGCAGCGTGACGACTACGGTCTGTTCAACACGTTCATGTGGCGCGGTGATGACGGCATGCCCATCTTCGAAAAGCGCGATGTCGTCTTCAAGTACAAGTCTCTGGAAGCCTGTCAGAAATACAAGAAGTAA
- a CDS encoding succinate dehydrogenase, with product MKSELEYRKPLQWGEIDPYRRGRTHVGMWAWLLQRVSAVLIVLLLILHLCFTYKPYIQFLLLLCVALHASLGIRVILLDFDLAKITSARRLVPWMLGIGIGAILLAWLAIY from the coding sequence ATGAAGTCTGAACTCGAATACAGAAAGCCCTTGCAGTGGGGAGAAATCGATCCTTACCGCCGCGGCCGTACCCATGTGGGTATGTGGGCCTGGCTGCTGCAGCGCGTCAGCGCCGTCCTGATTGTCCTTCTGCTCATCCTGCACCTGTGCTTCACCTACAAACCCTATATCCAGTTCCTGCTGCTTCTCTGTGTGGCTCTGCATGCTTCTCTGGGTATTCGTGTTATCCTGCTGGACTTTGACCTCGCCAAAATTACCTCCGCTCGCCGTCTCGTGCCCTGGATGCTCGGCATTGGCATTGGCGCCATTCTGCTCGCTTGGCTCGCCATTTACTAA
- a CDS encoding 2Fe-2S iron-sulfur cluster-binding protein gives MSSTLHTVKIFRYDPEKGGEGSFQSYTLDIPDPKVTTILDVLLRIQKEQDSSLSFRFACRVNMCGSCGMVINGQEGLACKTNVCDLPAGQDITIRPLNHFPIVKDLVVDMGPFFDKYEAGLPFFEPKEHREEPYIIKPDSQERIDIGMATDCIACGCCVSSCTMVNYHDSYCGPASLNRAFTLLADVRDGLFEPRLTRALESCYNCRTEFNCTEVCPKNISGTRAIKYIQRLALKNLKSLKPLPPHPAEAAAEEKKPAATCTAPQNNEACNGRRAFLKSATCLVGAGVVLSLGTILGVSSVAPTLNDQPKQWVDAGALKSLPVGSISSVVLKYTRTNAFHKENVEFPILIRRDSEQDFICFSSVCTHLGCSVHWDELSQRFKCACHGGAFDKDGKVIAGPPPKPLIRLPWKLENGILKVEVV, from the coding sequence ATGTCTAGCACTCTGCACACAGTTAAAATTTTCCGATATGATCCGGAAAAAGGGGGAGAGGGTAGCTTTCAGAGCTATACTCTGGACATTCCCGATCCCAAGGTAACGACGATTCTGGACGTTCTGCTCCGCATTCAGAAGGAACAGGACTCCTCCCTTTCCTTCCGCTTTGCCTGCCGCGTCAACATGTGCGGTTCCTGCGGTATGGTCATCAACGGTCAGGAAGGCCTGGCCTGTAAGACCAACGTCTGCGACCTGCCGGCCGGCCAGGACATCACCATTCGTCCGCTCAACCACTTCCCCATTGTCAAGGACCTGGTTGTGGACATGGGACCCTTCTTCGATAAGTACGAAGCGGGCCTGCCCTTCTTCGAGCCGAAGGAACATCGCGAAGAACCCTATATCATCAAGCCCGATTCCCAGGAACGCATCGACATCGGCATGGCCACGGACTGCATCGCCTGCGGCTGCTGCGTGTCCAGCTGCACCATGGTCAACTACCATGACAGCTACTGCGGTCCCGCTTCCCTGAACCGTGCCTTCACCCTGCTGGCTGACGTGCGCGACGGCCTGTTCGAGCCTCGTCTGACCAGGGCTCTGGAAAGCTGCTACAACTGCCGTACCGAATTCAACTGTACGGAAGTCTGCCCCAAGAACATCAGCGGCACCCGGGCCATCAAGTACATTCAGCGTCTGGCGCTGAAGAACCTCAAGTCCCTCAAGCCTCTGCCGCCGCATCCGGCGGAAGCTGCCGCCGAAGAAAAGAAGCCCGCTGCCACCTGCACCGCGCCGCAGAACAACGAGGCCTGCAATGGTCGCCGCGCCTTCCTGAAGAGTGCCACCTGCCTGGTGGGCGCCGGTGTGGTGCTGTCCCTCGGTACCATTCTCGGTGTCAGCTCGGTGGCCCCCACGCTGAACGATCAGCCCAAGCAGTGGGTTGACGCTGGTGCCCTGAAGAGCCTGCCCGTGGGCAGCATCAGCAGTGTCGTGCTGAAGTACACCCGCACCAACGCGTTCCATAAGGAAAATGTGGAGTTCCCGATTCTGATTCGTCGCGACTCCGAACAGGATTTCATCTGCTTCAGCAGCGTTTGCACGCATCTGGGCTGCTCCGTGCACTGGGATGAACTTTCCCAGCGCTTCAAGTGCGCATGTCATGGTGGGGCATTCGACAAGGATGGCAAAGTCATTGCCGGGCCGCCGCCAAAGCCCTTGATCCGTCTGCCCTGGAAGCTGGAAAACGGCATTCTTAAGGTGGAGGTGGTCTAA
- a CDS encoding cytochrome b N-terminal domain-containing protein, whose product MSFLHDIGWEKYIQPFLSKRLPDNTGWTAVLGTLCAMTFMVLVVTGMFLAFYYVPDPDKAWDSVQYISKEVPLGGVLRGLHHWSAGLMVLLVFCHLFVTYIHGSYNRPRHLTWITGVCLLLITLGLGFTGYLLPWDMKAYWATVVGANMPSQYPVVGDVITRFILGGPDVSGFTLSRFFSVHTLVLPACLVLVMAMHIYLIRVHNISDPRERLAGEELPPWTGKPYRFYPEHMNRSMLAFGVVFLGLLLLAINMPPHMEAKAGTIIPDYLPRPEWYYMWLFQLLTYFTGSWEMIGSLIIFVGGIILLFGVPFWSESRLKGFANRPVSVAVAATFAVCIIYLTAMAYAEVSSYRNIIVVPDKPMSAQVERGMQLFVERECSYCHNILGKGGHRTGPDMSNMVKKDRDADYLMNYIKTPAEMYSGTVMPAYDLKPNQLRDLAAFLMFLDFSDAKPIVKSQDEIREMIAAQQPQPAAQPAAAK is encoded by the coding sequence ATGAGTTTCCTGCACGACATTGGTTGGGAAAAGTATATCCAGCCGTTCCTCAGCAAAAGGCTTCCCGATAATACCGGCTGGACTGCGGTTCTTGGCACCCTGTGCGCCATGACCTTCATGGTCCTGGTGGTGACGGGTATGTTCCTGGCGTTCTACTATGTTCCGGATCCGGACAAGGCCTGGGATTCCGTTCAGTACATCAGCAAGGAAGTTCCTCTGGGTGGTGTGCTGCGCGGCCTCCATCACTGGAGCGCCGGCCTCATGGTCCTGCTGGTCTTCTGTCACCTGTTTGTAACCTATATCCACGGTTCCTATAACCGTCCGCGTCACCTGACCTGGATCACCGGCGTGTGCCTGCTGCTCATCACCCTGGGCCTGGGCTTCACCGGTTACCTGCTGCCCTGGGATATGAAGGCCTACTGGGCCACCGTGGTGGGCGCCAACATGCCCAGCCAGTATCCTGTGGTGGGTGACGTCATCACCCGCTTCATCCTGGGTGGTCCCGACGTTTCCGGTTTCACGCTGTCGCGCTTCTTCTCTGTGCATACCCTGGTGCTGCCGGCCTGTCTGGTGCTCGTCATGGCCATGCACATCTACCTGATCCGCGTGCACAACATCTCCGACCCGCGTGAACGTCTGGCCGGCGAAGAACTGCCCCCGTGGACCGGCAAGCCCTATCGCTTCTACCCCGAACACATGAACCGCTCCATGCTGGCTTTCGGCGTCGTGTTCCTTGGTCTGCTCCTGCTGGCCATCAATATGCCGCCCCACATGGAAGCCAAGGCTGGCACCATCATTCCCGACTACCTGCCGCGTCCTGAATGGTACTACATGTGGCTCTTCCAGCTGCTGACGTACTTCACCGGCTCCTGGGAAATGATCGGCAGCCTGATCATCTTCGTCGGTGGCATCATCCTGCTCTTCGGTGTGCCTTTCTGGAGTGAAAGCCGCCTCAAGGGCTTTGCCAACCGCCCCGTGTCCGTTGCCGTCGCCGCCACCTTCGCCGTGTGCATCATCTACCTGACGGCCATGGCCTACGCTGAAGTTTCCTCCTACCGGAACATCATCGTGGTGCCGGACAAGCCCATGAGCGCTCAGGTGGAACGCGGTATGCAGCTCTTCGTGGAACGCGAATGCTCCTACTGCCACAACATTCTGGGCAAGGGCGGCCATCGCACCGGTCCTGACATGAGCAACATGGTCAAGAAGGACCGCGACGCCGACTACCTGATGAACTACATCAAGACGCCTGCTGAGATGTACAGCGGTACCGTCATGCCTGCTTACGACCTGAAGCCCAACCAGCTCAGAGACCTCGCTGCCTTCCTCATGTTCCTAGATTTCAGCGATGCCAAGCCTATCGTGAAGTCCCAGGACGAGATTCGCGAAATGATCGCTGCGCAGCAGCCCCAGCCGGCTGCCCAGCCTGCGGCGGCTAAATAA
- a CDS encoding fumarate hydratase has protein sequence MDNFDYSIVEEAAKQLYIKALCDLPPDVRDALKKAYERETQPSARSIFEAMFKAIEVADRKKTLLCQDTGLPIYKVHVGSDYAWNGAKIKKALYEGAKRATIEFPFRSSATHDITRVNPQTSVGPGLPVTYFDFDEGDDTLNILMIPKGSGSENMSQMKMFYPQHGIKAVKKFILDAVVESSANPCPPGIIGVGLGGTADLVMKLAKDAIARPVGQRNPDPMLAEMEVELEEAINATGRGPMGLGGDVSCLAVHIESAYTHITQNPVAVNTQCWPARRARAIIKPSGEVTYGY, from the coding sequence ATGGATAACTTTGATTATTCCATCGTCGAAGAAGCGGCCAAGCAGCTCTACATCAAGGCCCTCTGCGACCTGCCCCCGGATGTGCGCGACGCCCTGAAGAAGGCCTACGAACGCGAAACCCAGCCCTCTGCCCGCAGCATCTTCGAAGCCATGTTCAAGGCCATTGAAGTGGCCGACCGCAAGAAGACTCTGCTGTGCCAGGACACCGGCCTGCCCATCTACAAGGTGCATGTGGGTTCCGACTACGCCTGGAATGGCGCCAAGATCAAAAAAGCCCTCTATGAAGGTGCCAAGCGCGCTACCATCGAATTCCCGTTCCGCAGCAGCGCGACCCATGACATCACCCGCGTCAACCCCCAGACGTCCGTTGGCCCCGGCCTGCCCGTGACCTACTTCGACTTTGACGAAGGTGACGACACCCTGAACATCCTCATGATCCCCAAGGGTTCCGGCTCCGAAAACATGAGCCAGATGAAGATGTTCTACCCCCAGCACGGCATCAAGGCCGTCAAGAAGTTCATCCTTGACGCCGTGGTGGAAAGCAGCGCCAACCCCTGCCCTCCCGGCATCATCGGTGTGGGCCTGGGCGGCACGGCCGACCTGGTCATGAAGCTGGCCAAGGACGCCATTGCCCGCCCCGTGGGTCAGCGCAACCCCGATCCCATGCTGGCTGAAATGGAAGTCGAACTGGAAGAAGCCATCAACGCCACGGGTCGTGGCCCCATGGGCCTGGGCGGCGACGTGTCCTGCCTTGCGGTGCACATTGAAAGCGCCTATACCCACATCACCCAGAATCCTGTGGCCGTGAACACCCAGTGCTGGCCCGCTCGCCGTGCCCGCGCCATCATCAAGCCTTCCGGCGAAGTGACCTACGGCTACTAG
- a CDS encoding FumA C-terminus/TtdB family hydratase beta subunit, which produces MSKVHHLTSPFTEEVIRSLHAGDTVYFDGPLFGIRDLTQIHIFDHGNPPPVSLEGMPCIHTAPSLRRNGDKWEKICVGTTTSTRMERFSPLLIEQYGVRAIIGKGGLYQGSLEAMKKFGAVYLAIVGGTAAAETEQIEEVEAVYFPELHPEALYRFRVKDFGPLTVAMDSYGVHLYDQVTARVKERLPEIYKKLGVL; this is translated from the coding sequence ATGAGCAAGGTTCATCATCTCACGTCGCCCTTTACGGAAGAAGTCATCCGCAGCCTGCATGCCGGCGATACCGTCTACTTTGACGGTCCCCTGTTCGGCATCCGCGACCTGACCCAGATCCATATCTTCGACCATGGCAATCCTCCGCCGGTGAGCCTGGAAGGCATGCCCTGCATCCATACCGCTCCCAGCCTGCGCCGCAATGGCGACAAGTGGGAAAAGATCTGCGTCGGTACCACGACCAGTACCCGTATGGAACGCTTCTCGCCCCTGCTGATCGAACAGTATGGCGTGCGTGCCATCATCGGTAAGGGCGGCCTGTACCAGGGCAGCCTGGAAGCCATGAAGAAGTTCGGCGCCGTGTACCTGGCCATCGTGGGCGGTACCGCTGCTGCCGAAACCGAACAGATCGAAGAAGTTGAGGCTGTCTACTTCCCCGAACTGCACCCCGAAGCGCTGTACCGCTTCCGCGTCAAGGACTTTGGTCCTCTGACCGTAGCCATGGACAGCTATGGCGTTCACCTGTATGATCAGGTGACGGCTCGCGTGAAAGAACGCCTGCCCGAGATCTACAAAAAGCTCGGTGTGCTTTAG
- a CDS encoding UxaA family hydrolase, protein MGIDFVVHEKGDGVGVVVVEGLKKGQDCTGWIMKEDELITFKILDDIPIGHKVALHDFNVGDTVIKYGIDIGKVVKPIKQGEHLHVHNVKTKRW, encoded by the coding sequence ATGGGCATTGATTTTGTTGTTCACGAAAAAGGCGACGGCGTCGGCGTGGTAGTCGTTGAAGGCCTGAAGAAAGGCCAGGACTGCACCGGCTGGATCATGAAGGAAGACGAGCTGATCACGTTCAAGATCCTCGACGACATTCCGATCGGCCACAAGGTTGCCCTGCACGACTTCAATGTCGGTGACACCGTGATCAAGTACGGCATCGACATCGGCAAGGTTGTGAAGCCCATCAAGCAGGGTGAACATCTCCACGTGCACAATGTTAAGACCAAAAGGTGGTAA
- a CDS encoding UxaA family hydrolase, producing the protein MMNKFWGYKRENGRVGIRNHVVLLPLDDLSNAACLAVENNIKGTMALPHHYGRLQFGEDLELHFRTLIGVGSNPNVAAVVVIGIEPEWTNRIVDGIAKTGKPVAGFSIEKNGDIATIAAAARKAKEFLQIATEYQRVECDVKDLWVSTKCGESDTTSGIAANPTVGNAFDKLWKAGATTLFGETTELTGGEHLVAARCINDEVRAKFQAFFDRYAKVIDDHKTTDLCDSQPTKGNIEGGLTTIEEKALGNIQKIGREAPVVGALDKAESPTGPGLWFMDSSSAAAEMVTLACAAGYVVHFFPTGQGNVIGNPVLPVIKLSANPRTVRTMSEHIDVDVTGLLQREYNLDAAGDKLLEMMIRTCNGRLTAAESLGHREIVMTRLYESA; encoded by the coding sequence ATGATGAATAAATTCTGGGGCTACAAGAGAGAAAATGGCCGTGTCGGCATCCGTAACCACGTGGTGCTGCTTCCCCTCGACGACCTTTCCAACGCCGCTTGCCTGGCCGTCGAAAACAACATCAAGGGCACCATGGCCCTGCCTCACCACTACGGTCGTCTGCAGTTCGGTGAAGACCTGGAACTGCACTTCCGCACGCTGATCGGCGTGGGCAGCAACCCCAACGTTGCTGCTGTGGTGGTCATCGGTATCGAACCCGAATGGACCAACCGCATCGTGGACGGCATTGCCAAGACCGGTAAGCCCGTGGCCGGCTTCTCCATCGAAAAGAACGGCGACATCGCCACCATCGCTGCCGCTGCCCGCAAGGCCAAGGAATTCCTGCAGATTGCCACCGAATACCAGCGTGTGGAATGCGATGTGAAGGACCTGTGGGTCTCCACCAAGTGCGGTGAATCCGACACCACCTCCGGCATCGCCGCCAACCCCACCGTGGGTAACGCCTTCGACAAGCTGTGGAAGGCCGGTGCCACCACCCTGTTCGGTGAAACCACCGAACTCACCGGTGGCGAACACCTGGTGGCCGCCCGCTGCATCAACGACGAAGTGCGCGCCAAGTTCCAGGCCTTCTTCGATCGTTATGCCAAGGTCATCGACGACCACAAGACCACCGACCTCTGCGACTCCCAGCCCACCAAGGGTAACATCGAAGGCGGCCTGACCACCATCGAAGAAAAGGCCCTGGGCAACATCCAGAAGATCGGCCGCGAAGCCCCCGTGGTTGGCGCCCTTGACAAGGCCGAAAGCCCCACCGGCCCCGGCCTGTGGTTCATGGACTCCTCCTCCGCCGCCGCCGAAATGGTGACCCTGGCCTGCGCTGCTGGCTATGTGGTGCACTTCTTCCCCACCGGCCAGGGCAACGTCATCGGCAACCCCGTGCTGCCCGTGATCAAGCTGTCCGCCAACCCCCGCACCGTGCGCACCATGAGCGAACACATCGACGTGGACGTGACCGGCCTGCTGCAGCGTGAATACAACCTGGACGCTGCCGGCGACAAGCTGCTGGAAATGATGATTCGCACCTGCAACGGCCGCCTGACCGCCGCCGAATCCCTGGGCCATCGCGAAATCGTCATGACCCGTCTGTACGAAAGCGCCTAG